ATCCTGTTCGACGCGCGGGACCCGCAGTTCGACGTCGATCCGGAACTGCGCGCCGTCTGCGATCCGTGGCTCGGAAAAGTCACCGGGCCTTTCAAGGCGCGCCGAAAGCCATCGGCCAAACCACCGGCTAAAAAGGCGGCGTCGCCGGCACCTTCAAGCACCAGGAAGTAATTTCATGAGCACTCCCACACCCCCCGCCGGTCAAGGCACCGACGACTGGCAACTCCCTTGGGAAGGCGGCTGCCGCTGCGGCCAGGTGCGCCTTCGCATCACCGCGCCGCCGCTGCTGTCGATGGCCTGCCATTGCACCGGCTGCCAGCGCATGAGCGCGAGCGCCTTTTCGCTCTCGCTCGCCATCCCGACGCCGGGCTTCGAAGTCGTCGCGGGCGAGCCCGTCATCGGCGGCCTGCACGGCGACTCGCATCACTACTGCTGCCCGCACTGCAAGAGCTGGATGTTCACCCGCACCGAGGGCATGGACGAGTTCGTCAACATCCGGCCCACGATGCTTGACCGCCACGAATGGTTCGTGCCGTTCATGGAAACCTGGACCGACGAGAAGCTGCCCTGGGCCGCCACGCCCGCGGTGCACAGCTTCGGCAAGTTGCCGGACTTCGCTGCGTTTCCGGGCCTGATCCAGGCCTATGCGAAAGAGGGCGCGCGGCCCGCGAAGGCCTGAGCCGCGAAGGCCTGAGGCACGGTGTCGCTCAGAGCGGCGCGATCGGAATGCAGATGTCGCATTCGAAGGCGCCGGTCTTCTCGTCGAAGGCCATGCCGGGCCCGTAGTACTCGAACGCGGGCCGGCTGTCGAACTGGAAGCCGCTGGCGGGCAGCCAGTCGCGCATGAGGCGCGTCCACGCATCGTTGATCTCCGCGGGCAGGCCCTGGAACCGCAGCGAGGCGTAGCGCCCGCCCGGCAGCACCGTCTTCTGGAAGCCACCATCGGGCACGAAGTCGCTGGGCACTTCCACGCATGCGTCATAGCGCGAATGCTCCGGCGCGGTGATGCTCGGGTCGTCGTGGCTGATGCCGTAGCGCGCATGCGACCAGAGGTTGTGTGCGCAGATCCAGGGCGCGGCCTTCGTGGCCCAGAACTCGCCCACCGGTGCGCCGAACGGGCCGGTGTAGCGCAGATAGGCGATGGTGACGGGTGGGCGGGTGATCAGTTCAACGTTCACGGGTGGCTCCTCGTGCGCGGGATTGCGCGATGGAGAACCATTCTTCGTGAAGCCGTGCAGGGCGATCTGATCAGGATTGCTAATGCGCGAAGGGTCGTCGCAGGGCAGCGTCCAGTCGTGCGATGCGCGCCATGCGCTGGGCGCGCTGCCGAAACGCGCGCGGAACGCGCGGGTGAAGGCCTCGCCCGAACCGAAGCCCACCGACACCGCCGCCTCGAGCACCGACAGGCGCGGCTGCGTCGCAAGCCGCAGCGCGCCCACCTCCACGCGGCGGCGCCGGATGTAGTCGCCCAATGTCTCGCCGGCCCAGGCCGCGAAGAGGCGATGGAAGTGGTACGCCGAGAAATGCGCCACGTCGGCCAGCGCCGCGAGCTCGAGCGCTTCGTCGAGGTGGTCGTCGATGTGCGTCAGCACCTTGTGCATGCGCCATTCGTATTCGGAGCGGCTGTCGCGCGTCATGGCGCGCATTCTCAACGTTGGCGCGCTTGTTCGAGCAGCCAGTCGCTGAAGAACTTGAGCAGCGGCCGCTGGTCGGCCCGCTCCGGGGTCACGAGGTAGTAGTTGCGCTCACCTGACAGCGGCCGCGCGCAGGCCACCACCAGTTCGCCGCGCGCGAGTTCGTCGGCCACCAGCATCGTCGGCATCAGCGCCACGCCGAGGCCGTGCGACGCGGCCGCGGCGAGGATCGAGAACAGCTCGTAGCGCGGTCCGCCGCGTGCGTTGGGCGCGTCGATCTGCTGCGCATCGAACCACTGGCGCCAGCCATCGGGCCGCGTGCTCTGTTGGAGCAGCGGCATCTTCGCGATGACTGCCGGCGCCACGGCCTTGCCGCGCGGAAGCAGGGAAGGGCTGCACACCGGTACCACGTCCTCGTGCATCAGCAGCAGCGCGCGCGTGCCGGCCCAGTTCTCGACCTGCGCGGGCGTGCCGGCGTAGAGCGCCGCGTCGAATTCCGCATCGGCAAAAAGAAAGGGGCGGGTGCGCGTCTCGATGTGCACCACCACGTCGGGCTGCAGCGCGGCGAAGCCCTTCAGGCGCGGCATCAGCCAGCGCGTGGCGAAGGTGGGCACGGCCGCCAGCGAGAGCGAGCCGCCTTCGCCCTGATGCGCCATGGCGTCGAGCGTGTCGCGCTCCATGGCCTCGAGCCGTTTGGTGATCTGCCGCGCATAGGCCGCGCCGCTCGCGGTGAGCGCCACACCGTGCCGCGTGCGGCGAAAGAGCGCCACGCCCAGGAAGGCTTCGAGCGCGCCGATCTGCCGCGACACCGCGCTCTGGGTGAGCGCGAGTTCCTGCGCGGCGCGGGTGTAGCTCTCGTGGCGCGCGGCGGCGTCGAAGCACACGAGGGTTTGCAGGGGGGGTATCTTGCGGCGCATGTATGCCTCGGGTGTATGTATGGAGACAAGGCGTTGCCAATGGCGAGGCCGCTCGAACATCTTGCAAGACATTCTACAAACGCATATCTGGGTGAGGATTCATCGTTTGCGCCCGACCCCTCGCGTGGCTAGGATCGCCTCATCCCCCTCTTTTCTCTTTTCCCCCTCATTCCGGAGACAGCACATGGCCGCCAAAGCGCAATTCCACTGGGACGATCCCCTTCTTCTCGACCAGCAACTGACCGACGAAGAACGCATGATCCGCGACGCGGCCAATGCCTACTGCCAGGAGCGTCTCGCGCCCCGCGTCATCGAGGGCTTCCGCAGCGGCGAGACCGATCCCGCCATCTTTCGTGAAATGGGCGCGCTCGGCCTGCTCGGCCCCACGATCCCCGAGCAGTACGGCGGCCCCGGCCTCAACTACGTGGCCTACGGCCTGATCGCCCGCGAAGTCGAGCGCGTCGATTCGGGCTACCGCTCGATGGCCAGCGTGCAGAGCTCGCTGGTGATGGTGCCGATCTTCGAATTCGGCACCGAGGCACAGAAGCAGAAGTTCCTGCCCAAGCTGGCCACCGGCGAATGGATCGGCTGCTTCGGTCTGACCGAACCCGACCACGGTTCCGACCCCGGCAGCATGGTCACCCGCGCCAAGAAGGTGCCGGGCGGTTATTCGCTCAGCGGCGCCAAGATGTGGATCAGCAATTCGCCCATCGCCGACGTGTTCGTGGTGTGGGCCAAGGAAGTCAGCGAGAGCGGCACG
This region of Variovorax sp. RKNM96 genomic DNA includes:
- a CDS encoding GFA family protein, which translates into the protein MSTPTPPAGQGTDDWQLPWEGGCRCGQVRLRITAPPLLSMACHCTGCQRMSASAFSLSLAIPTPGFEVVAGEPVIGGLHGDSHHYCCPHCKSWMFTRTEGMDEFVNIRPTMLDRHEWFVPFMETWTDEKLPWAATPAVHSFGKLPDFAAFPGLIQAYAKEGARPAKA
- a CDS encoding AraC family transcriptional regulator — translated: MTRDSRSEYEWRMHKVLTHIDDHLDEALELAALADVAHFSAYHFHRLFAAWAGETLGDYIRRRRVEVGALRLATQPRLSVLEAAVSVGFGSGEAFTRAFRARFGSAPSAWRASHDWTLPCDDPSRISNPDQIALHGFTKNGSPSRNPAHEEPPVNVELITRPPVTIAYLRYTGPFGAPVGEFWATKAAPWICAHNLWSHARYGISHDDPSITAPEHSRYDACVEVPSDFVPDGGFQKTVLPGGRYASLRFQGLPAEINDAWTRLMRDWLPASGFQFDSRPAFEYYGPGMAFDEKTGAFECDICIPIAPL
- a CDS encoding LysR substrate-binding domain-containing protein, translating into MRRKIPPLQTLVCFDAAARHESYTRAAQELALTQSAVSRQIGALEAFLGVALFRRTRHGVALTASGAAYARQITKRLEAMERDTLDAMAHQGEGGSLSLAAVPTFATRWLMPRLKGFAALQPDVVVHIETRTRPFLFADAEFDAALYAGTPAQVENWAGTRALLLMHEDVVPVCSPSLLPRGKAVAPAVIAKMPLLQQSTRPDGWRQWFDAQQIDAPNARGGPRYELFSILAAAASHGLGVALMPTMLVADELARGELVVACARPLSGERNYYLVTPERADQRPLLKFFSDWLLEQARQR